One Takifugu rubripes chromosome 2, fTakRub1.2, whole genome shotgun sequence genomic region harbors:
- the alkbh1 gene encoding nucleic acid dioxygenase ALKBH1 isoform X3 — protein MAKMAASMVETGEDAFRKMFKRYRTKHPPPDFSDVLDFSTGKQSDKIIPVKLDKAAVSDVEVTRVGLQPVRNWRAFSLLEYPGFVFISNPFQPGCQAFWVRQCLKTYPQKPNVCNLDMHMSPSETQNIWEKSVPVLKTSPAVKRQAKTLVERLRWVTLGYHYNWDTKAYSADHHTPFPPELHLLSRHIAAACGFPKFSPEAGILNYYHSDSSLGIHVDESELDHSHPLLSLSFGQSAIFLLGGLCRQDPPTAMYMRSGDVMVMSGQSRLRYHAVPRILVAPRGQTPVEVEGCGPTAALQASSVVEPLSQEDWAVCCR, from the exons ATGGCCAAGATGGCTGCCTCCATGGTGGAGACGGGCGAAGATGCCTTCAGGAAAATGTTCAAGCGCTACAGAACAAAGCATCCTCCGCCAGATTTTAGTGACGTCCTTGACTTTTCTACAGGCAAACAAAGTGACAAG ATCATTCCGGTGAAACTGGACAAGGCTGCAGTCAGTGACGTGGAGGTGACCAGGGTTGGACTGCAGCCTGTCAGAAACTGGAGAGCCTTCAGTCTGCTGGAATATCCAG GGTTTGTGTTTATCTCCAACCCATTTCAGCCAGGCTGCCAGGCCTTCTGGGTGAGGCAGTGCCTCAAGACCTACCCTCAGAAACCCAATGTCTGTAACCTGGACATGCACATGTCCCCCTCTGAGACGCAGAACATCTGGGAGAAGAGTGTGCCTGTCCTTAA AACTAGTCCTGCTGTAAAAAGGCAAGCCAAGACTCTTGTTGAGAGGCTGCGATGGGTCACTTTAGGTTATCATTACAACTGGGACACCAAG GCTTATTCTGCAGACCATCACACTCCATTTCCTCctgagctccacctgctctctcgCCACATAGCTGCTGCCTGTGGGTTCCCCAAGTTCAGTCCAGAGGCTGGAATCCTGAATTATTATCACTCGGACTCATCTCTGGGAATCCACGTGGATGAATCTGAATTGGACCACAGCCACCCACTGCTGTCACTCAG TTTCGGACAGTCCGCCATCTTCCTCCTGGGGGGCCTCTGTAGACAAGATCCTCCCACTGCCATGTACATGCGCAGCGGAGACGTGATGGTAATGTCGGGCCAGAGCCGCCTGCGGTACCACGCTGTCCCGCGTATCCTCGTGGCACCTCGAGGTCAGACAccagtggaggtggagggctGCGGACCAACCGCAGCACTGCAGGCCAGCTCTGTGGTGGAGCCCTTGTCCCAGGAGGACTGGGCGGTGTGCTGCAG ATGA
- the alkbh1 gene encoding nucleic acid dioxygenase ALKBH1 isoform X1, translating to MAKMAASMVETGEDAFRKMFKRYRTKHPPPDFSDVLDFSTGKQSDKIIPVKLDKAAVSDVEVTRVGLQPVRNWRAFSLLEYPGFVFISNPFQPGCQAFWVRQCLKTYPQKPNVCNLDMHMSPSETQNIWEKSVPVLKTSPAVKRQAKTLVERLRWVTLGYHYNWDTKAYSADHHTPFPPELHLLSRHIAAACGFPKFSPEAGILNYYHSDSSLGIHVDESELDHSHPLLSLSFGQSAIFLLGGLCRQDPPTAMYMRSGDVMVMSGQSRLRYHAVPRILVAPRGQTPVEVEGCGPTAALQASSVVEPLSQEDWAVCCRYIQSSRVNVTLRQVLGPGQNFPDSTFPTPKTPGAQEGENHDGASGRDKRKRSSVETAET from the exons ATGGCCAAGATGGCTGCCTCCATGGTGGAGACGGGCGAAGATGCCTTCAGGAAAATGTTCAAGCGCTACAGAACAAAGCATCCTCCGCCAGATTTTAGTGACGTCCTTGACTTTTCTACAGGCAAACAAAGTGACAAG ATCATTCCGGTGAAACTGGACAAGGCTGCAGTCAGTGACGTGGAGGTGACCAGGGTTGGACTGCAGCCTGTCAGAAACTGGAGAGCCTTCAGTCTGCTGGAATATCCAG GGTTTGTGTTTATCTCCAACCCATTTCAGCCAGGCTGCCAGGCCTTCTGGGTGAGGCAGTGCCTCAAGACCTACCCTCAGAAACCCAATGTCTGTAACCTGGACATGCACATGTCCCCCTCTGAGACGCAGAACATCTGGGAGAAGAGTGTGCCTGTCCTTAA AACTAGTCCTGCTGTAAAAAGGCAAGCCAAGACTCTTGTTGAGAGGCTGCGATGGGTCACTTTAGGTTATCATTACAACTGGGACACCAAG GCTTATTCTGCAGACCATCACACTCCATTTCCTCctgagctccacctgctctctcgCCACATAGCTGCTGCCTGTGGGTTCCCCAAGTTCAGTCCAGAGGCTGGAATCCTGAATTATTATCACTCGGACTCATCTCTGGGAATCCACGTGGATGAATCTGAATTGGACCACAGCCACCCACTGCTGTCACTCAG TTTCGGACAGTCCGCCATCTTCCTCCTGGGGGGCCTCTGTAGACAAGATCCTCCCACTGCCATGTACATGCGCAGCGGAGACGTGATGGTAATGTCGGGCCAGAGCCGCCTGCGGTACCACGCTGTCCCGCGTATCCTCGTGGCACCTCGAGGTCAGACAccagtggaggtggagggctGCGGACCAACCGCAGCACTGCAGGCCAGCTCTGTGGTGGAGCCCTTGTCCCAGGAGGACTGGGCGGTGTGCTGCAGGTACATCCAGAGCTCCAGAGTCAATGTGACACTCAGACAGGTGTTGGGCCCCGGGCAGAATTTTCCAGATTCTACTTTTCCTACCCCAAAGACTCCTGGAGCCCAGGAAGGGGAGAACCATGATGGAGCATCAGGTAGAGAcaaaaggaagaggagcagtGTTGAGACAGCAGAGACGTGA
- the alkbh1 gene encoding nucleic acid dioxygenase ALKBH1 isoform X2: MAKMAASMVETGEDAFRKMFKRYRTKHPPPDFSDVLDFSTGKQSDKIIPVKLDKAAVSDVEVTRVGLQPVRNWRAFSLLEYPGFVFISNPFQPGCQAFWVRQCLKTYPQKPNVCNLDMHMSPSETQNIWEKSVPVLKTSPAVKRQAKTLVERLRWVTLGYHYNWDTKAYSADHHTPFPPELHLLSRHIAAACGFPKFSPEAGILNYYHSDSSLGIHVDESELDHSHPLLSLSFGQSAIFLLGGLCRQDPPTAMYMRSGDVMVMSGQSRLRYHAVPRILVAPRGQTPVEVEGCGPTAALQASSVVEPLSQEDWAVCCRLLEPRKGRTMMEHQVETKGRGAVLRQQRRELLPPRGLTPLKRRHVPDKDG; the protein is encoded by the exons ATGGCCAAGATGGCTGCCTCCATGGTGGAGACGGGCGAAGATGCCTTCAGGAAAATGTTCAAGCGCTACAGAACAAAGCATCCTCCGCCAGATTTTAGTGACGTCCTTGACTTTTCTACAGGCAAACAAAGTGACAAG ATCATTCCGGTGAAACTGGACAAGGCTGCAGTCAGTGACGTGGAGGTGACCAGGGTTGGACTGCAGCCTGTCAGAAACTGGAGAGCCTTCAGTCTGCTGGAATATCCAG GGTTTGTGTTTATCTCCAACCCATTTCAGCCAGGCTGCCAGGCCTTCTGGGTGAGGCAGTGCCTCAAGACCTACCCTCAGAAACCCAATGTCTGTAACCTGGACATGCACATGTCCCCCTCTGAGACGCAGAACATCTGGGAGAAGAGTGTGCCTGTCCTTAA AACTAGTCCTGCTGTAAAAAGGCAAGCCAAGACTCTTGTTGAGAGGCTGCGATGGGTCACTTTAGGTTATCATTACAACTGGGACACCAAG GCTTATTCTGCAGACCATCACACTCCATTTCCTCctgagctccacctgctctctcgCCACATAGCTGCTGCCTGTGGGTTCCCCAAGTTCAGTCCAGAGGCTGGAATCCTGAATTATTATCACTCGGACTCATCTCTGGGAATCCACGTGGATGAATCTGAATTGGACCACAGCCACCCACTGCTGTCACTCAG TTTCGGACAGTCCGCCATCTTCCTCCTGGGGGGCCTCTGTAGACAAGATCCTCCCACTGCCATGTACATGCGCAGCGGAGACGTGATGGTAATGTCGGGCCAGAGCCGCCTGCGGTACCACGCTGTCCCGCGTATCCTCGTGGCACCTCGAGGTCAGACAccagtggaggtggagggctGCGGACCAACCGCAGCACTGCAGGCCAGCTCTGTGGTGGAGCCCTTGTCCCAGGAGGACTGGGCGGTGTGCTGCAG ACTCCTGGAGCCCAGGAAGGGGAGAACCATGATGGAGCATCAGGTAGAGAcaaaaggaagaggagcagtGTTGAGACAGCAGAGACGTGAACTTTTACCTCCCAGAGGACTTACCCCACTGAAGAGAAGACACGTCCCAGACAAGGACGGATGA
- the ldah gene encoding lipid droplet-associated hydrolase, with amino-acid sequence MDGFVPERGCEAQTEFIYCCGAVTELLKFGSCVPGCRLLFLIIPGNPGVVGFYRTFMQTIHSMCRYRHPVWAVSHAGHCAPPDSMDMLQGAAEDGDVFGLSGQVEHKLAFIRTHVPRGTTLVLVGHSIGCYIILEIMKRSPDLKVMKSIMLFPTIERMAQTPQGRLLTPVLCYFRYLAYLPVFLLSLVPEGLKACLVRLLLGGIPSLDHTVIQPTVELLSGDCAANAMYMAGQEMEKVFERDNGTIRRHLGKLIFYYGATDHWCPAQYYYDIRKAFPHGDLRLCERGFRHAFVLDAGSDIARMVVQWIRADLRTYD; translated from the exons ATGGATGGCTTTGTGCCCGAAAGGGGTTGTGAAGCCCAGACAGAGTTCATTTACTGCTGCGGAGCCGTCACAGAGCTCCTGAAGTTTGGTTCCTGTGTGCCGGGATGCAGGCTGCTATTTCTCATAATTCCAG GTAACCCAGGGGTGGTGGGCTTCTACAGGACCTTCATGCAGACCATCCACAGCATGTGTCGGTACCGCCACCCCGTGTGGGCTGTGAGTCACGCTGGACACTGTGCACCCCCCGATTCCATGGACATGCTGCAGG gagcagcagaggacggTGATGTGTTTGGACTGAGTGGGCAGGTTGAGCACAAGCTGGCCTTCATCAGGACTCATGTGCCCAGAGGAACCACCCTGGTTCTAGTGGGTCATTCCATTGGCTGCTACATTATTCTGGAGATAATGAAGAGGAGCCCTGATCTAAAG GTGATGAAGTCCATCATGTTGTTTCCCACCATAGAACGTATGGCTCAGACTCCTCAGGGGAGGCTTCTGACCCCAGTCCTGTGTTACTTTAGGTACTTGGCCTACTTGCCCGTGTTCCTGCTCTCCCTGGTGCCTGAGGGGCTGAAAGCCTGCCTGGTCAGGCTGCTGTTGGGTGGAATCCCCTCTCTGGACCACACTGTGATCCAGCCCACGGTGGAACTGCTGAGTGGAGACTGTGCAG CCAATGCAATGTACATGGCAGgccaggagatggagaaggtttTTGAAAGAGACAACGGGACAATCAGGAGACATCTGGGAAAA CTAATATTTTACTACGGAGCAACAGACCACTGGTGTCCTGCCCAGTATTATTATGACATCAGGAAGGCGTTCCCTCACGGAGACTTAAGACTGTGTGAACGGGGCTTTCGTCACGCCTTCGTCTTGGATGCAGGAAGTGACATTGCCAGGATGGTGGTCCAATGGATCAGGGCAGATCTGAGGACCTACGATTGA